A DNA window from Acinetobacter sp. 10FS3-1 contains the following coding sequences:
- the der gene encoding ribosome biogenesis GTPase Der, producing MKPVIALIGRPNVGKSTLFNQITKSRDALVADFAGLTRDRKYGDAVYQNKSFIVVDTGGIGENEGGIDSYMAEQSKTAIHEADMIIFVVDARAGLLASDEQIARELRTLGKKVFLVANKVDGVHAEAALVEFYKLGMGEPLQVAASHGRGVQQMLEDVLADVPEDENPEEHDKNTGLRLAIIGRPNVGKSTLVNRLLGEERVVAFDQPGTTRDSIYIPFERDGRQYTLIDTAGVRRKGKVDEMIEKFSIVKTLQAMKDAHVVVIVVDARDGIVEQDLHLIGYALEAGRAMVIAINKWDNMSEYDRKQCKLDVERRFDFIPWAKIHLISALHGTGVGEMYPSIHRAYDSSHLKVSPAKLTQILNDATDAHQPPTVQGRRIKMRYAHMGGQNPPTIVIHGNKVDKTPADYRRYLENVFRKVYKLEGTPVKIEFKTSENPFEGRKSQIDERTAARRRRYVQKFKKAEKKFKRG from the coding sequence ATGAAACCCGTAATTGCGCTCATTGGTCGTCCGAACGTCGGAAAATCAACCCTGTTTAACCAGATTACCAAGAGCCGTGACGCATTGGTGGCAGACTTTGCCGGCCTGACCCGCGACCGTAAATATGGCGATGCCGTCTACCAGAATAAGTCATTTATTGTGGTGGATACCGGCGGTATTGGTGAAAATGAAGGGGGCATCGACTCCTACATGGCGGAGCAGTCCAAAACCGCCATTCATGAAGCTGACATGATCATTTTTGTGGTCGATGCACGTGCCGGGCTGCTGGCTTCTGATGAACAGATTGCTCGTGAATTGCGTACCCTTGGCAAAAAAGTCTTTCTTGTCGCCAACAAAGTAGATGGCGTACATGCAGAAGCCGCGCTGGTAGAATTTTATAAGCTTGGAATGGGTGAGCCTTTACAGGTAGCTGCCAGCCATGGCCGCGGTGTGCAGCAGATGTTAGAAGATGTGCTTGCGGATGTGCCTGAAGATGAAAACCCGGAAGAACATGACAAGAATACCGGGCTGCGCCTGGCGATTATTGGCCGTCCAAACGTGGGTAAATCTACACTGGTAAACCGCCTGCTGGGTGAAGAACGTGTGGTTGCATTTGACCAGCCGGGAACCACCCGTGACTCGATCTATATTCCTTTTGAGCGTGACGGCCGTCAGTACACCCTGATTGATACCGCCGGGGTACGCCGTAAAGGTAAAGTGGATGAAATGATCGAGAAATTCTCCATCGTGAAAACTTTGCAGGCGATGAAAGATGCGCATGTGGTGGTGATTGTGGTGGATGCGCGTGACGGGATTGTGGAGCAGGACCTGCACCTGATCGGTTATGCGCTGGAAGCTGGCCGCGCCATGGTAATTGCGATCAACAAATGGGACAACATGTCTGAATATGATCGCAAGCAATGTAAGCTGGATGTCGAGCGCCGCTTTGACTTTATTCCTTGGGCGAAAATTCACCTGATTTCGGCCCTGCATGGTACTGGTGTGGGCGAGATGTATCCTTCGATTCATCGTGCCTATGATTCTTCTCATCTGAAAGTATCACCGGCCAAATTGACCCAAATCCTGAATGATGCAACCGATGCGCATCAGCCGCCAACGGTACAGGGCCGCCGAATCAAGATGCGTTATGCGCACATGGGCGGACAAAACCCGCCGACGATCGTGATTCACGGTAACAAGGTGGATAAAACGCCTGCGGATTACCGTCGTTATCTGGAAAACGTCTTCCGTAAAGTGTACAAACTTGAAGGGACACCAGTAAAAATCGAGTTTAAAACCTCGGAAAACCCGTTTGAAGGTCGTAAGTCACAGATAGACGAACGTACTGCTGCGCGCCGCCGTCGTTATGTACAGAAATTCAAGAAAGCAGAGAAGAAATTTAAACGTGGTTAA
- a CDS encoding 4'-phosphopantetheinyl transferase family protein — MKSIIHINWIALAPRLRHLQGLDRKNYIQQRKQWIYGYRNQLLSTQLGCVIDQQDFSLAEYGKPYLHTHPDFSFNHSHSRNFYALATSHQVQNLGVDIEDLDRKVRFEALAQHAFHPEELRQWQELSYDPEYWFKVWTTKEAVLKASGLGIRINLNELNTQVYPEQNGGRCEHPDIGMYAYQNYVLVGCMLSVAWQSEQSCKGFKFPVIQIHPGV, encoded by the coding sequence TTGAAGTCTATTATTCATATTAATTGGATCGCACTGGCACCAAGACTTAGACATTTACAGGGCCTGGATCGTAAAAACTATATTCAGCAGCGTAAACAATGGATTTATGGCTATCGTAACCAGTTGCTCTCCACACAGTTGGGTTGCGTGATTGATCAGCAGGATTTCAGCCTGGCCGAATACGGCAAACCTTATCTCCATACTCATCCAGATTTCAGCTTTAATCATAGTCATAGCCGAAATTTCTATGCTCTGGCAACCAGTCATCAGGTTCAGAACTTAGGGGTTGATATTGAAGATCTCGACCGAAAGGTTCGTTTCGAAGCCTTGGCACAACACGCTTTTCATCCTGAAGAACTCAGGCAATGGCAGGAGCTGAGTTATGATCCAGAGTACTGGTTCAAGGTCTGGACCACGAAAGAAGCTGTCTTGAAGGCTTCAGGATTGGGGATTCGGATAAATTTAAATGAGTTGAATACCCAAGTCTATCCGGAGCAAAATGGTGGGCGCTGCGAACATCCAGATATAGGAATGTATGCTTATCAAAATTATGTTCTCGTGGGCTGCATGCTTAGCGTGGCTTGGCAAAGTGAGCAGTCATGCAAGGGTTTTAAATTTCCAGTTATTCAGATTCATCCAGGTGTCTAA
- a CDS encoding SDR family oxidoreductase, with translation MHSILISGAAQGIGAATAALFYQHGYKVGIYDINVEQAEQLAQQLGEHAKAGFIDVTDYAGWEAALSEFAAWAGEINILVNNAGILYSGPFENTPIPSHHRTLDINIKGTLNGCHAAFPYLKQSSFARIINLSSASAIYGQADLASYATSKFAVRGLTESLDIEWQPYGIRVLDVMPLFVSTAMVKDMQAESIKKIGVHLKAEDVAQDILKLAQLKDSIWQVTHHPVGFKSRFLFHLSQISPQFVNRISNLWLAKK, from the coding sequence ATGCACAGTATATTGATTAGTGGTGCTGCACAAGGAATTGGTGCCGCGACAGCTGCCCTGTTTTACCAGCACGGCTACAAAGTCGGTATTTATGACATTAACGTGGAGCAGGCAGAACAACTGGCCCAGCAACTCGGTGAACATGCCAAGGCCGGCTTTATTGATGTAACAGATTATGCTGGCTGGGAAGCAGCTTTGAGTGAGTTCGCAGCCTGGGCCGGTGAGATTAATATCCTGGTCAATAATGCCGGTATTTTATATTCAGGTCCTTTTGAAAATACCCCCATTCCATCACATCATCGAACCTTGGATATTAATATCAAAGGCACTCTCAATGGCTGTCATGCCGCTTTTCCCTATTTAAAACAGTCCTCTTTCGCCCGGATCATCAATTTATCCTCAGCATCTGCGATTTATGGTCAGGCTGATTTGGCTTCATATGCGACCAGCAAGTTTGCAGTACGCGGCCTGACTGAAAGCCTGGATATTGAATGGCAACCTTATGGGATTCGAGTCTTGGATGTGATGCCACTTTTCGTAAGTACCGCGATGGTCAAAGATATGCAGGCGGAAAGCATCAAAAAAATAGGCGTGCATTTGAAAGCAGAAGATGTGGCGCAGGATATTCTTAAACTCGCGCAGCTCAAAGATTCCATCTGGCAAGTAACCCACCATCCCGTCGGGTTTAAAAGCCGGTTCTTGTTCCATCTCTCCCAAATAAGTCCCCAGTTCGTCAACCGGATCAGTAATCTATGGCTTGCCAAAAAATAA
- the mazG gene encoding nucleoside triphosphate pyrophosphohydrolase, translated as MEQLLQIMRELREKCPWDQQQTPESLTRYAIEEAYEVEAAVRSANVEDVRDELGDLLLQVVFQAQMYSEQGAFDFQDVVQAISDKLIRRHPHVFQAEQFAQLSPEDVSVLWKKIKQTEKQGKPRSRLDQVKHAPALQQADEIQRNVAKIGFDFPDVAGAYGKLEEELSELKQAIAAQNSDEIQEEFGDCLFSLVNIGRKLGVSSEMALLGTIHKFRTRFALMEDQADKQQLNLESLSLAELDQLWEQAKLELKKRAAHEHLTTSNRSDMD; from the coding sequence GTGGAACAATTACTCCAGATCATGCGTGAGTTACGTGAAAAATGCCCCTGGGATCAGCAACAGACTCCCGAATCTCTAACCCGATATGCGATAGAAGAAGCGTATGAAGTAGAGGCAGCGGTACGTTCTGCTAATGTTGAAGATGTGCGGGATGAACTTGGAGATCTGCTGTTACAGGTGGTATTTCAGGCACAAATGTACAGCGAGCAGGGTGCTTTCGATTTTCAGGACGTGGTGCAGGCGATTAGCGATAAACTGATTCGTCGTCATCCGCATGTGTTTCAGGCCGAGCAGTTTGCACAGCTGAGCCCTGAAGATGTGTCAGTATTATGGAAGAAAATTAAGCAGACAGAAAAGCAGGGCAAACCCCGTTCACGCCTGGATCAAGTCAAGCATGCGCCAGCATTGCAGCAGGCCGACGAGATTCAGCGGAATGTAGCCAAAATTGGTTTTGATTTTCCTGATGTGGCAGGTGCGTATGGCAAGCTGGAAGAAGAATTAAGCGAACTCAAGCAGGCCATAGCTGCACAGAATTCCGATGAAATACAGGAAGAATTTGGCGACTGCTTATTCTCATTGGTGAATATCGGCCGTAAACTTGGAGTTTCAAGCGAAATGGCATTATTGGGAACGATCCATAAGTTCCGGACTCGCTTTGCCTTGATGGAAGATCAGGCCGACAAACAACAATTAAACCTGGAAAGTCTGTCACTGGCTGAGTTGGATCAGCTCTGGGAGCAGGCCAAGTTAGAATTAAAAAAAAGGGCTGCTCATGAACACCTTACAACCTCGAACAGGTCTGACATGGATTAG
- a CDS encoding ComEA family DNA-binding protein — protein sequence MNTLQPRTGLTWISFLLLGCWLGCLSIATTAQAAGTNGTNYTEWKTRQQQQDARLQQKVAISPASESDYYLAKPALSVTSAVDKISLNRANVEQLQQLHGIGQKKAQAIVEYRQKNGKFKTIEDIQLVKGIGPALFAKNKARLGL from the coding sequence ATGAACACCTTACAACCTCGAACAGGTCTGACATGGATTAGTTTTCTTCTGCTCGGCTGCTGGCTTGGTTGTCTGTCAATTGCGACTACTGCTCAAGCAGCGGGAACAAATGGAACAAATTATACGGAATGGAAAACCCGGCAGCAGCAACAGGATGCGCGTCTACAACAGAAAGTAGCGATCTCTCCTGCTTCTGAAAGTGATTACTATCTGGCCAAGCCTGCTTTATCAGTCACTTCGGCTGTCGATAAAATTAGCCTGAACAGGGCAAATGTGGAGCAGTTACAGCAGTTGCATGGGATTGGACAGAAGAAAGCGCAAGCGATTGTTGAATATCGGCAGAAAAACGGTAAATTTAAAACGATTGAAGATATTCAGCTGGTCAAGGGAATCGGGCCAGCTTTATTTGCCAAAAACAAGGCTAGACTGGGGCTGTAA
- the pcnB gene encoding polynucleotide adenylyltransferase PcnB has translation MQTLHASKCGLSTAQLPSYILDVIDALTKAGYEAYIVGGGVRDLMLGLNPKDFDAVTNATPAQVKEVFGRRCRIIGRRFELAHVYSGRELVEVATFRAPPKKAVTSAAGMILRDNNWGTIEQDFARRDFSINALYYQPRKAIVLDFCHAVEDIKSKTLRLLGDPTLRFEEDPVRMLRTLRFAAKLNFNIDEAILDIFTPEMTQLLRDVSPHRLYDESQKLFTMGHLNRVLPMLIDFGIWRQLFADLQPDITPFIERAAKNTDQRISIGKTINPAFFYAVLLWQPFLERCEFYLSRGVVAAEARAQAGLDVLKRQATRTVIPRFAETFIREVWEMQTRLLNPKPQQIDALSGHARFRAGFDFLLLREKSGDATAQGMGTWWDEYQQMNGDEKERAIAQYNRQRARNRRKVSQEEHLEQRLVAQEMTEIEPLVNEPEPRNRRVRKAKYEAERKSVSQLTASGEIGADHPITKRKRVQRDLSQVIFGPTQ, from the coding sequence TTGCAAACTTTGCACGCGTCAAAATGTGGTTTATCAACCGCTCAATTACCTTCTTATATTCTCGATGTGATTGATGCCTTAACCAAGGCAGGCTATGAAGCTTATATTGTAGGGGGGGGTGTCCGGGATCTGATGCTGGGTTTAAACCCCAAAGATTTCGATGCTGTCACCAATGCCACACCCGCTCAGGTCAAAGAGGTATTCGGACGGCGTTGTCGGATTATCGGACGACGTTTCGAGCTGGCGCATGTCTATTCCGGCCGTGAACTGGTGGAAGTAGCGACCTTTCGTGCGCCGCCTAAAAAAGCAGTTACCTCTGCTGCGGGCATGATCCTGCGTGACAATAACTGGGGCACCATCGAACAGGATTTTGCCCGCCGTGATTTTTCTATTAATGCACTGTATTATCAGCCGCGCAAAGCAATTGTGCTGGACTTCTGTCATGCAGTAGAGGACATCAAAAGTAAAACCTTGCGTTTGCTCGGTGATCCGACATTAAGATTTGAGGAAGATCCGGTCAGGATGCTGCGCACTTTACGTTTTGCAGCCAAACTGAATTTCAATATTGATGAGGCCATTCTGGATATTTTTACGCCGGAAATGACCCAGCTGTTACGTGACGTTTCTCCGCACCGTCTATATGACGAGTCACAGAAACTCTTTACTATGGGGCATTTGAACCGGGTATTGCCGATGCTGATTGATTTTGGTATCTGGCGTCAGTTATTTGCTGATCTCCAGCCTGATATTACGCCGTTTATTGAGCGTGCAGCAAAAAATACAGATCAGCGTATTTCAATTGGTAAAACCATCAATCCCGCTTTCTTTTATGCGGTATTGCTATGGCAGCCATTTTTAGAGCGCTGTGAGTTTTATCTTTCCCGCGGTGTGGTGGCAGCTGAAGCACGTGCCCAAGCGGGGCTGGATGTACTGAAGCGTCAGGCCACGCGCACGGTCATTCCACGTTTTGCTGAAACCTTTATTCGTGAAGTCTGGGAAATGCAAACCCGTCTGCTGAATCCAAAACCACAGCAAATTGATGCTTTGTCAGGACATGCGCGTTTCCGTGCCGGCTTTGACTTCCTGCTGCTACGTGAAAAATCGGGCGATGCAACGGCACAAGGGATGGGCACCTGGTGGGATGAATACCAGCAAATGAATGGTGATGAAAAAGAGCGCGCCATTGCCCAATATAACCGTCAGCGTGCCAGAAACCGTCGTAAGGTTTCTCAGGAAGAGCATCTGGAGCAGCGTCTAGTGGCTCAGGAAATGACTGAAATCGAACCGTTGGTGAATGAGCCGGAGCCGCGCAACCGTCGTGTACGTAAAGCCAAATATGAGGCCGAGCGTAAATCCGTTTCCCAGCTAACTGCCAGTGGCGAAATTGGTGCAGATCACCCGATTACCAAACGTAAACGTGTACAGCGTGACTTAAGCCAGGTTATTTTTGGGCCAACACAATGA
- the folK gene encoding 2-amino-4-hydroxy-6-hydroxymethyldihydropteridine diphosphokinase — protein sequence MTVSYIGLGSNLGDSRQILAEAVYKLASLGAVKASHLYQSPPMGPQDQPNYYNAVVQLVTDLAALDLLDQLQAFEQEAGRVRLRHWGERTLDLDLLIYGDEQIQHERLIVPHVGVLERDFVLLPLLDIDPELQLNGHILKDLDIVKHSALTVFDRTNWANI from the coding sequence ATGACAGTCAGCTATATCGGTTTGGGAAGCAACCTTGGCGATTCACGCCAGATTTTAGCAGAAGCCGTATACAAGCTGGCCAGCCTGGGGGCGGTCAAAGCGTCGCATTTATATCAAAGCCCGCCCATGGGTCCACAGGACCAGCCGAACTATTACAATGCTGTGGTGCAACTGGTCACAGACCTTGCAGCGCTGGACTTGCTGGATCAGCTGCAGGCCTTTGAGCAGGAAGCAGGCCGGGTGCGTTTACGACACTGGGGCGAGCGTACGCTGGATCTGGACTTGCTGATTTATGGCGATGAACAGATTCAGCATGAGCGTTTGATTGTGCCGCATGTGGGAGTGCTGGAGCGCGACTTCGTGCTGCTGCCTCTGCTGGATATTGATCCTGAATTACAGCTCAATGGACATATATTAAAAGACCTTGACATCGTTAAGCACTCAGCCTTGACGGTCTTCGATCGCACCAACTGGGCAAATATTTAA
- the panB gene encoding 3-methyl-2-oxobutanoate hydroxymethyltransferase, with protein sequence MISLSDLRRYKAEGRKFSCLTCYDASMAKAMEIAAVDSILIGDSLGMSIQGRDSTLPVTVEDMAYHTAAVRRGNQHALIMTDLPFMSYATLNDALQSSKTVMQAGAQMVKMEGGAWLSETVQVLTRNGIPVCVHLGLTPQSVHVFGGYKLQARTRAAADQLIADCKAVVEAGAALLLLECVPAQLGQEITELFPHVPVIGIGAGSATDGQVLVVQDMLGLTFGHTAKFVRNFMQEQSGATAILDAFKAYHAAVLDGSFPAPEQTFQVEL encoded by the coding sequence ATGATCAGTCTCAGTGATTTAAGACGATATAAGGCTGAAGGACGTAAATTTTCTTGCCTGACTTGTTATGATGCAAGTATGGCTAAAGCCATGGAAATTGCCGCAGTCGACAGTATTCTGATTGGTGATTCCTTAGGTATGTCCATTCAGGGTCGCGACTCAACACTGCCTGTGACTGTAGAAGATATGGCCTATCATACGGCAGCGGTACGCCGTGGCAATCAGCATGCTTTGATTATGACCGATCTGCCATTTATGAGTTATGCCACTTTAAATGATGCCTTGCAAAGCTCGAAAACTGTAATGCAGGCTGGTGCGCAAATGGTCAAGATGGAAGGTGGCGCATGGCTGTCGGAAACGGTTCAGGTATTGACCCGTAACGGTATTCCGGTGTGTGTCCACCTGGGCTTAACACCGCAGTCGGTGCATGTCTTTGGCGGTTATAAATTACAGGCACGTACCCGTGCAGCCGCAGATCAGTTAATTGCAGATTGCAAGGCGGTGGTTGAGGCGGGTGCTGCACTACTTTTACTGGAGTGTGTACCTGCGCAACTGGGTCAGGAAATTACTGAGCTGTTCCCGCATGTTCCGGTCATTGGAATCGGGGCAGGGTCAGCGACCGATGGCCAGGTACTGGTGGTACAGGATATGCTGGGCTTGACCTTTGGTCATACTGCAAAATTTGTACGTAACTTTATGCAAGAGCAATCGGGTGCAACTGCCATTCTGGATGCATTCAAAGCCTATCATGCGGCAGTATTGGATGGCTCATTCCCGGCACCTGAACAAACATTCCAAGTCGAGTTGTAA
- the panC gene encoding pantoate--beta-alanine ligase, with protein MKTETTIQGLSASLNPARSARKMIGFVPTMGNLHQGHLNLVREARKLCDVVVVSVFVNPIQFGPNEDFDSYPRTLEQDQQLLAEAGCDIVFAPSVEQMYGNKPRLTNISVAEITNDLCGLQRPGHFDGVAVVVTKLFNIVQPNYAFFGQKDYQQLAVIRQFVQDLNIPLEVIGVPIARAEDGLALSSRNGYLSEQERATAPVIFQSLQAAEQQLHAGQTLEQVLRGIRETLTDAGLVVDYVEARSLELQKIQTFNQDVVILVAVKLGTTRLIDNLQVKYAVG; from the coding sequence ATGAAAACAGAAACAACCATCCAAGGTTTATCAGCTTCACTGAATCCTGCACGTTCGGCACGTAAAATGATTGGCTTTGTACCGACCATGGGTAATCTGCATCAGGGGCATCTGAATCTGGTACGTGAAGCACGTAAGCTATGTGATGTCGTTGTGGTCAGTGTTTTCGTTAATCCGATCCAGTTCGGACCGAATGAAGACTTTGATAGCTATCCACGTACCCTGGAGCAGGATCAGCAGCTCCTGGCGGAAGCCGGTTGTGACATCGTATTTGCTCCAAGCGTGGAGCAGATGTATGGTAACAAGCCACGGTTGACCAATATCAGTGTAGCTGAGATCACCAATGACCTGTGCGGTTTGCAACGTCCAGGCCACTTTGATGGTGTTGCTGTTGTCGTGACAAAATTGTTTAATATTGTTCAGCCAAACTATGCGTTCTTTGGGCAAAAAGATTATCAGCAACTGGCTGTGATCCGTCAGTTTGTCCAGGATCTGAATATTCCTCTGGAAGTGATTGGTGTACCGATTGCACGGGCGGAAGATGGTTTGGCACTCAGTTCACGAAATGGATATTTAAGTGAGCAGGAGCGTGCAACTGCACCGGTGATTTTCCAGAGTCTGCAAGCCGCTGAGCAGCAGTTACATGCTGGCCAAACGCTGGAACAAGTATTGAGAGGCATTCGTGAAACGCTGACCGATGCCGGACTTGTAGTCGACTATGTGGAAGCACGTAGCCTGGAGCTACAGAAAATTCAGACGTTTAATCAAGATGTGGTGATATTGGTGGCAGTAAAACTCGGTACCACACGTTTGATCGATAACTTGCAGGTCAAGTACGCAGTTGGCTAG